A DNA window from Variovorax sp. J2L1-78 contains the following coding sequences:
- a CDS encoding M16 family metallopeptidase, translating to MIPLQTEPARHVLRTLPNGVRLLAIPMPHVQSASVGVFLRVGSRDETPATNGIGHVLEHMAFKGTTTRSVQAINLDAERLGADVNAFTGKDMTGYFMTGLGRHAEQLTRMTADIVLNSTFPAHELQRELDVIRQEAIEYEEDPQDSSSELLDRAIWGDDPMGMPVIGTVGNIEGFTRPDLLRHVQAHQVAENTVVTAAGNFDVDAWLVLATELFATMRPATELPVRPVPTPATYVGDALARRFTQVSQAFLNIAFPLAPAQPEEMPQPRWRLAASLAANLFGGGMSSPLVDTVRERLGLAYTAHATVDSGDVWANFVVHAVTTPDKLDALVAATGDLLRAQATAIDPVHLERAKNQLTVSRVRAAERTYATMEQAVEELFASGTVTPMAEAMAMIDDIGAEEVRTVFERMLAHPPALALTGKGASARTARRLAACLAAGAHPPH from the coding sequence ATGATCCCCCTGCAGACGGAACCCGCGCGCCACGTCCTCCGGACACTCCCCAACGGCGTGAGGCTGCTCGCCATTCCCATGCCGCATGTGCAAAGCGCCAGCGTCGGCGTGTTCCTTCGTGTCGGCTCCCGCGACGAGACGCCGGCGACCAACGGCATCGGCCACGTGCTGGAGCACATGGCGTTCAAGGGGACCACCACCCGCTCGGTGCAGGCCATCAACCTGGACGCGGAGCGGCTGGGCGCGGATGTCAACGCGTTCACGGGCAAGGACATGACCGGCTATTTCATGACGGGCCTGGGCCGGCACGCCGAACAGCTGACGCGCATGACGGCCGACATCGTGCTCAACAGCACCTTTCCCGCGCATGAACTGCAGCGCGAGCTGGACGTCATTCGCCAGGAGGCCATCGAGTACGAGGAAGACCCGCAGGACAGCTCCAGCGAACTGCTGGACCGCGCCATCTGGGGCGATGACCCGATGGGCATGCCGGTGATCGGCACCGTCGGCAACATCGAAGGCTTCACCCGGCCCGACCTGCTCCGCCACGTGCAAGCCCATCAGGTCGCGGAAAACACCGTCGTCACCGCGGCCGGGAACTTCGACGTGGACGCCTGGCTGGTCCTCGCGACCGAACTCTTCGCCACCATGCGCCCTGCGACGGAGCTGCCCGTGCGGCCCGTGCCGACGCCGGCGACGTACGTCGGTGATGCCCTGGCCCGGCGCTTCACGCAGGTCTCGCAGGCCTTCCTGAACATCGCCTTCCCGTTGGCGCCTGCGCAGCCGGAGGAGATGCCGCAGCCGCGCTGGCGCCTGGCGGCGTCGCTGGCGGCCAACCTGTTCGGCGGTGGGATGTCGTCGCCGCTGGTCGACACGGTCCGCGAGCGGCTCGGCCTGGCCTACACGGCCCACGCCACGGTGGACAGTGGCGACGTCTGGGCCAACTTCGTCGTGCACGCGGTCACCACCCCGGACAAGCTCGACGCGCTGGTGGCGGCCACGGGCGACCTGCTGCGTGCGCAGGCCACTGCCATCGATCCGGTCCATCTGGAGCGGGCGAAGAACCAGCTGACCGTCTCGCGCGTGCGTGCCGCCGAGCGGACCTACGCGACCATGGAGCAGGCCGTCGAAGAGCTCTTCGCCAGCGGGACCGTGACGCCGATGGCCGAGGCGATGGCGATGATCGACGACATCGGCGCGGAGGAGGTGCGGACGGTGTTCGAACGCATGCTGGCCCACCCCCCGGCGCTGGCGTTGACCGGCAAGGGCGCCAGCGCGCGCACCGCGCGGCGCTTGGCGGCATGCCTGGCTGCCGGCGCCCACCCGCCGCACTGA
- a CDS encoding DUF1427 family protein, giving the protein MTAATTQKAKIALGLLLGVAIGALCRWIGIPSPAPPVLSGALLVVAMTVGYIVTDRWFAKREARHRHLCGGPDGSLKRGP; this is encoded by the coding sequence ATGACCGCGGCCACGACGCAAAAGGCCAAGATCGCGCTCGGGCTTCTGCTCGGCGTGGCGATCGGTGCGCTGTGCCGCTGGATCGGCATCCCTTCACCCGCGCCGCCGGTGCTGTCCGGTGCGCTGCTGGTGGTGGCGATGACCGTGGGCTACATCGTCACGGACCGCTGGTTCGCCAAGCGCGAGGCCCGGCACCGCCACCTGTGCGGCGGACCGGACGGTTCGCTGAAGCGGGGCCCGTGA
- a CDS encoding ATP-binding protein has product MLGFGPFVFDPDRKTLLRNDVPLRIGTRALDILAALVARPGVLLGKRELIARVWPDTVVEDCNLKVNMAALRRALGDEPGMARYIATVTGRGYRFVAPVRAVGPPGSAPPSLASSTHGHNLPFATAGIFGRADAIDAIRRDLDVSRLVTIVGPGGIGKTTVALAVAEQALGSCRDGVWLVDLTLLTEAALVPNAIAAAVALPTGTADSVATLCSALRDREILLVLDGCEQLVDAVAACTDQILSQAADVKVLVTSREPLQLSGERVRRLPGLGTPPSAARLSAEEALAFPAVQLFVDRAVDRLESFRLRDAEAAAVAEICRRLDGLALAIEFAATRIDAFGVDGLLEQLDDLLGLFATGRHAGPQRHRTLAATLDWSYGLLPANEAALLRDVSVFAGAFDLEGASAISGLPSVEAANVLSDLVTKSLLAVHVEGAGVTYRLLGTTRAYCLQKLRASREEHAVRRRHAEYLSIVLERAEAKQAGRDRTTQSLLRTIGLRESPDAAGGMPDGAR; this is encoded by the coding sequence ATGCTCGGATTCGGACCCTTCGTCTTCGATCCCGACCGCAAGACGCTGCTGCGCAATGACGTTCCGCTTCGCATCGGCACCAGGGCGCTGGATATTCTCGCGGCCCTGGTCGCACGCCCCGGCGTGCTCCTGGGCAAGCGAGAACTGATCGCGCGCGTCTGGCCGGACACCGTGGTCGAAGACTGCAATCTGAAAGTCAACATGGCGGCCTTGAGACGGGCGCTCGGTGACGAACCCGGCATGGCCAGGTACATCGCAACGGTGACGGGTCGGGGGTACCGGTTCGTCGCACCCGTCCGCGCGGTGGGGCCGCCGGGTTCGGCACCGCCGTCCCTGGCCTCGTCGACGCACGGCCACAACCTGCCGTTCGCAACGGCGGGCATCTTCGGGCGGGCCGACGCGATCGATGCGATCCGGCGCGATCTGGACGTGTCCCGCCTTGTCACGATCGTCGGCCCGGGAGGCATCGGGAAGACGACGGTGGCGCTGGCCGTCGCGGAACAGGCACTCGGGTCTTGCAGAGACGGCGTCTGGCTGGTGGACCTGACGCTGCTGACGGAGGCGGCCCTGGTGCCGAATGCCATCGCGGCGGCGGTCGCGCTGCCGACAGGCACGGCAGACTCCGTAGCCACGCTGTGCAGCGCTTTGCGCGACCGCGAGATCCTGCTCGTGCTCGACGGCTGCGAGCAGCTTGTCGACGCGGTCGCGGCCTGCACGGACCAGATCCTGTCTCAAGCCGCCGACGTGAAGGTCCTGGTCACCAGTCGCGAGCCGCTCCAGCTGAGTGGTGAGCGCGTCCGCCGGCTGCCCGGCCTGGGCACACCGCCGTCCGCTGCGCGGCTGAGTGCAGAAGAGGCACTTGCGTTTCCCGCGGTCCAACTGTTCGTGGACCGCGCCGTCGACAGGCTCGAGTCCTTCAGACTGCGAGACGCCGAGGCCGCGGCCGTGGCGGAAATCTGCCGCCGGCTCGATGGCCTCGCACTGGCGATTGAGTTCGCCGCGACGCGCATCGATGCCTTTGGCGTCGACGGCCTGCTCGAGCAGCTCGACGATCTCCTGGGCCTGTTCGCCACGGGGCGCCATGCTGGTCCACAGCGACACCGCACCCTCGCCGCAACGCTCGACTGGAGCTACGGCCTGCTCCCTGCGAACGAGGCGGCGCTGCTGCGCGATGTCTCGGTATTTGCGGGTGCGTTCGATCTCGAGGGTGCCTCGGCCATCTCGGGACTTCCTTCCGTCGAAGCGGCGAACGTGTTGTCCGACCTGGTGACCAAGTCGCTGCTCGCCGTGCATGTGGAAGGCGCCGGGGTCACTTACAGGTTGCTTGGAACGACCCGAGCGTATTGCCTGCAGAAGCTGCGGGCCAGCCGCGAGGAGCATGCGGTGCGTCGGCGCCACGCAGAGTACTTGAGCATCGTGCTCGAGCGAGCGGAGGCAAAGCAAGCGGGGCGTGACCGAACGACGCAGTCGCTGCTTCGAACGATCGGTTTGCGCGAGAGCCCCGACGCTGCGGGCGGCATGCCCGATGGCGCGCGCTGA
- a CDS encoding isochorismatase family protein — protein sequence MAHVLSTGGGQALLDAADAAVLLLDHQSGLLQTVRDIEISELRANVASLAKVATLMGLPVITTASVPDGPNGPLIAEVEQFAPDATYVSRKGEISAWDNEDFVNAVRATGKKTLVIAGIWTSVCVMLPALDAVAAGFKVYAVMDASGDPSTLTSRTTLARFAQAGVVPTSISAVVCELQRTWNRPDAAKYAEIYALFSPHYAAVIESYQRAQQAAKK from the coding sequence ATGGCACATGTACTCTCAACAGGCGGCGGCCAAGCGCTGCTCGACGCGGCCGACGCGGCCGTCCTGCTGCTCGACCATCAGTCGGGTCTTCTGCAGACGGTCAGGGACATCGAGATCAGCGAACTGAGGGCCAACGTCGCCTCGCTCGCGAAAGTGGCCACCTTGATGGGGCTTCCGGTGATCACGACCGCATCGGTGCCGGACGGGCCGAACGGTCCGCTCATCGCCGAGGTCGAGCAGTTCGCCCCAGACGCGACCTATGTCTCGCGCAAGGGGGAGATCAGCGCGTGGGACAACGAAGACTTCGTGAACGCCGTCCGTGCCACCGGCAAGAAGACACTGGTGATCGCCGGCATCTGGACCAGCGTCTGCGTGATGCTGCCGGCGCTGGACGCCGTCGCGGCAGGGTTCAAGGTCTACGCGGTCATGGACGCGTCGGGCGACCCCAGCACGCTGACCTCCCGGACCACGCTCGCCCGCTTCGCGCAGGCTGGCGTGGTTCCGACGAGCATCAGCGCGGTGGTGTGCGAGCTGCAGAGAACCTGGAACAGGCCTGACGCCGCGAAGTACGCCGAGATCTACGCCCTCTTCTCACCGCACTACGCGGCTGTCATCGAGAGCTATCAACGCGCGCAACAGGCGGCGAAGAAGTAG
- a CDS encoding alpha/beta fold hydrolase: MDKLTPRAASPADIRYERAKIDGVDVFYRDAGPRDAPVLLLLHGFPTSSQMFRNLIPQLTDKFRVIAPDYPGYGQSESPDRSKFAYTFENYTNIVDTLTVHLGVERYALYVMDYGGPVGFRLAVKHPERVTAFVVQNGNAYEEGFGHPFWDGIMAYWKTGAAKEREAIRWLTTLKATYWQYSTGFKDQSLVSPDAWTLDQALLDRPGNAEIQLDLFYDYRTNVPLYPSWHEYFVKYQPPMLITWGANDEIFPASGAAPYKRHLPNAEIHMFDTGHFALEDHGPQIGALIREFLQRVVR, encoded by the coding sequence ATGGACAAGCTCACCCCCCGCGCCGCTTCGCCGGCCGACATTCGCTACGAACGGGCCAAGATCGACGGCGTCGACGTCTTCTACCGGGACGCAGGTCCCAGGGATGCGCCGGTGCTCCTGCTGCTGCACGGCTTTCCGACGTCGTCGCAGATGTTCCGCAACCTGATCCCGCAGTTGACGGACAAGTTTCGCGTCATCGCGCCGGACTACCCGGGCTACGGCCAGAGCGAAAGCCCTGATCGGTCCAAGTTCGCCTACACCTTCGAGAACTACACGAACATCGTGGACACGCTCACCGTCCATCTCGGCGTCGAGCGGTACGCGCTCTATGTGATGGACTACGGCGGCCCGGTCGGATTCCGCCTGGCCGTCAAGCACCCGGAGCGGGTCACCGCCTTCGTGGTCCAGAACGGCAATGCCTACGAGGAGGGCTTCGGCCACCCGTTCTGGGACGGCATCATGGCCTACTGGAAGACCGGTGCTGCCAAGGAACGCGAGGCGATTCGCTGGTTGACGACGCTCAAGGCGACCTACTGGCAGTACAGCACCGGCTTCAAGGACCAGTCGCTGGTCAGTCCCGACGCATGGACGCTCGACCAGGCCTTGCTCGACCGCCCGGGCAACGCCGAAATCCAGCTCGATCTCTTCTACGACTACCGGACCAACGTCCCGCTGTATCCGTCGTGGCACGAGTACTTCGTGAAGTACCAGCCGCCGATGCTGATCACCTGGGGCGCGAACGACGAGATCTTCCCGGCGTCGGGAGCGGCTCCCTACAAGCGCCACCTGCCGAACGCCGAGATTCACATGTTCGACACCGGCCACTTCGCGCTCGAGGACCACGGCCCGCAGATCGGTGCGTTGATCCGCGAGTTCCTGCAGCGCGTCGTCCGCTGA
- a CDS encoding alpha/beta fold hydrolase: MHYKTIEVRGIEIFYREAGDPKKPTLLLLHGFPSSSHMYRELIPLLAQDFHLVAPDYPGAGFSEHPPAEKFSATFEGLADVMAEFAVRVGLKTYVLYMQDFGGPVGFRMALRNPDAVRGIVIQNANAYLEGIAPDQLEGMRARACGLTAEGRRQVAQLVSRAFTLFTYQTGSRNFDAIDPTGWNLDVLLLEQPEVNRIQTGLMLDYFSNVTDYPQWQAYLRSRQPRTLIVWGKNDPIFLPSGAEAYLRDVPGARLRFLDTGHFALEEDVHAIADEVRGAFAGT; this comes from the coding sequence GTGCACTACAAGACGATCGAGGTCCGCGGGATCGAGATCTTCTACCGTGAAGCGGGCGATCCGAAGAAGCCGACCCTGCTGTTGCTTCATGGGTTTCCCTCGTCGTCCCACATGTACCGGGAGCTTATCCCGCTCCTGGCGCAAGACTTCCATCTGGTGGCGCCCGACTACCCCGGCGCCGGCTTCAGCGAGCATCCGCCGGCCGAGAAGTTTTCGGCCACCTTCGAAGGCTTGGCCGACGTGATGGCCGAGTTCGCGGTGCGCGTGGGTCTGAAGACCTATGTCCTGTACATGCAGGATTTCGGCGGACCGGTCGGTTTTCGCATGGCGCTCAGGAATCCTGATGCGGTCAGGGGCATCGTCATTCAGAATGCCAACGCGTATCTCGAAGGCATCGCACCGGATCAGCTGGAGGGGATGCGCGCGCGCGCCTGCGGGCTCACGGCCGAAGGGCGCAGGCAGGTCGCGCAACTCGTCTCGCGAGCGTTCACTCTCTTCACGTACCAGACGGGCAGCCGGAACTTCGACGCCATCGACCCGACGGGCTGGAACCTCGACGTCTTGCTGCTCGAACAGCCGGAGGTCAACCGGATCCAGACGGGGCTGATGCTGGACTACTTCAGCAACGTCACGGACTACCCGCAGTGGCAGGCGTACCTGCGATCCCGGCAGCCCAGGACGCTCATCGTCTGGGGGAAAAACGACCCCATCTTCCTTCCTTCGGGGGCCGAGGCCTACCTGCGCGACGTCCCTGGCGCCCGCCTTCGCTTTCTCGATACCGGGCACTTCGCGCTGGAGGAAGACGTCCACGCCATTGCAGACGAAGTGCGTGGGGCGTTTGCCGGCACGTAG
- a CDS encoding ATP-binding protein — translation MQAELPDRKSQSFAFGPFLLVPGRSLLLQGGVPVRIGGSAVRILTVLVERAGEVVNKRALMDCVWPGTMTDECHLKVNMAALRRALGDEPGVTRYIAPVRGGSYRFVAPVRAGSPFALEEPPTCETPPSHNLPLARTRIFGRADEIDLLRRDLDEARLVSIVGCGGAGKTTVALAVAEQAIDAYRDGVWLVEMALIRDPDLVASAIAMTVGLAANFADMLPAVCDHLRDREMLLVLDNCEHVAAATARCVARLLANTTGVRLLVTSRTPLWLGGERVRWLPGLGLPVFSGDMNADEALLFPAIQLFVDRAANALESFELCDADAPTVAEICKVLDGLPLAVELAATRIDSFGPDDLLRQLAGSEGPQRQCVLPKMLDWSDELLATRHATLLRTVSVFAGTFDVEDASAVSGLPQVEAARALAALLAKSLIVADVDGENLVYRLLDTVRDHGLRRLHASGEALATRQRHAEHVCTVLKRATAEWAWRPAGEWGSRYGRFLYDLREALASFEKDGAHGSLRVRLSVAGLRLWDHFSHTEECRRQVSHAIDHVDAAGLSGSVDEMQLCAWLAGATMFTRGFVPQAMVVLRRALQIANRIGSADYRLRCLRMIGIYELSTGEHEAGRRTLEAFAFLAAMQDASALPESETNLALAELFLGHLSSARQRLERVLAGDLHALVHSHSVPFSTDCTVDAECVLSQPLWLTGSPDAAMRAAATAIHRAPDGKFPLSSSNALSNACSVFYWSGHFETCHRYVEMLDAHVGRHGFLFRRPVVMFYRAALACAQSEVPSEGAISALEQSIAEFHAVHHLARLPYHLCVLAEFLAKRGRLADAETTIRAALERASATRERWCVPELMRVQATILNAAGQTHEADKRLLESMSLAREIGALSWQLRTGNDLAQSWRSQARGRDAREILLRVHGRFLEGFGTRDLVTAACVLASLQGHESA, via the coding sequence GTGCAGGCTGAATTGCCCGATCGGAAATCGCAATCCTTCGCCTTCGGACCCTTCCTGCTCGTGCCGGGTCGGTCGCTGCTGCTGCAAGGCGGCGTTCCCGTCCGGATCGGAGGCAGCGCAGTACGCATCCTGACCGTCCTGGTCGAACGCGCGGGCGAAGTCGTGAACAAACGAGCGCTGATGGACTGCGTCTGGCCCGGAACCATGACGGACGAGTGCCACCTGAAGGTCAACATGGCGGCCTTGAGGCGGGCCTTGGGTGACGAACCCGGGGTGACCAGGTACATCGCCCCGGTCCGTGGGGGCAGCTACCGATTCGTGGCACCGGTCCGGGCCGGCAGCCCCTTCGCGCTGGAGGAGCCGCCCACCTGCGAGACGCCGCCGAGCCACAACTTGCCATTGGCAAGAACGCGCATTTTCGGGCGGGCCGATGAGATCGATCTCCTGCGACGCGACCTGGATGAAGCACGGCTGGTATCGATCGTCGGTTGCGGCGGTGCAGGAAAGACCACGGTGGCACTGGCCGTGGCGGAACAGGCGATCGATGCGTACAGAGACGGCGTATGGCTGGTCGAGATGGCACTCATCAGGGATCCTGACCTGGTGGCCAGTGCCATCGCGATGACCGTTGGCCTGGCAGCGAACTTTGCCGACATGCTCCCGGCCGTGTGCGACCACCTGCGCGATCGCGAGATGCTGCTGGTGCTGGACAATTGCGAACACGTCGCAGCCGCCACCGCACGCTGCGTGGCCCGTCTGCTTGCCAACACGACGGGCGTGCGGCTCCTGGTGACGAGCCGCACGCCGCTGTGGCTGGGCGGAGAGCGCGTCCGCTGGCTGCCTGGCCTGGGGCTGCCCGTCTTCTCGGGTGACATGAACGCAGATGAGGCGCTCCTGTTCCCGGCCATCCAGCTGTTCGTGGATCGCGCTGCCAACGCGCTCGAATCGTTTGAGCTATGCGACGCCGATGCGCCCACCGTGGCCGAGATCTGCAAGGTGCTCGACGGACTTCCGCTGGCCGTCGAACTCGCGGCAACGCGCATCGATTCGTTCGGACCCGACGATCTGCTTCGGCAGCTTGCAGGAAGCGAAGGCCCGCAGCGCCAGTGCGTCCTGCCGAAGATGCTGGACTGGAGTGACGAACTTCTCGCAACGCGCCATGCCACCCTGTTGCGCACCGTCTCGGTGTTCGCGGGCACCTTCGACGTCGAGGATGCATCAGCCGTTTCGGGCCTCCCCCAGGTCGAGGCCGCCCGGGCATTGGCCGCGTTGCTGGCGAAGTCGCTGATCGTGGCCGACGTCGACGGCGAGAACCTCGTCTACCGCCTGCTGGACACGGTACGTGACCACGGCCTGCGCAGACTGCACGCCAGCGGCGAAGCCCTGGCCACCCGCCAAAGGCATGCAGAGCATGTGTGCACGGTGCTGAAGCGCGCCACGGCAGAGTGGGCGTGGCGTCCAGCCGGCGAATGGGGCAGCCGCTACGGGCGATTCCTCTACGACTTGCGCGAGGCACTCGCGTCCTTCGAGAAAGACGGGGCACACGGATCGCTGCGGGTCCGCCTGAGTGTTGCAGGGCTTCGCCTCTGGGATCACTTCTCCCACACCGAAGAGTGCCGACGGCAGGTGTCGCATGCCATCGATCACGTCGACGCTGCAGGGCTTTCGGGGTCAGTCGATGAAATGCAGCTCTGTGCATGGCTTGCCGGCGCGACGATGTTCACACGCGGCTTCGTTCCCCAGGCAATGGTCGTCCTGCGGCGGGCGTTGCAGATCGCGAATCGAATCGGCAGCGCCGACTACCGCCTGCGCTGCCTTCGGATGATTGGCATCTACGAACTCTCCACGGGCGAGCACGAGGCCGGTCGACGAACGCTCGAAGCCTTTGCATTTCTTGCGGCCATGCAAGATGCCTCCGCCCTGCCGGAGAGTGAGACAAACCTTGCGCTCGCCGAGCTCTTCCTCGGACACCTTTCGAGCGCCAGGCAGCGCCTCGAACGTGTTCTTGCCGGCGATCTTCACGCCCTGGTCCACTCTCACAGCGTGCCCTTCTCGACCGACTGCACCGTCGATGCCGAATGCGTCCTGTCGCAGCCACTGTGGCTGACAGGCTCGCCCGACGCTGCCATGCGCGCCGCCGCAACGGCGATCCATCGTGCACCGGATGGCAAGTTCCCCCTCTCATCGAGCAACGCCCTCTCGAACGCGTGCTCGGTCTTTTATTGGAGCGGGCACTTCGAGACGTGTCACCGCTACGTGGAGATGCTCGATGCGCATGTCGGACGGCATGGCTTTCTTTTCCGACGACCCGTGGTCATGTTCTACCGCGCCGCGCTCGCTTGTGCGCAGAGCGAGGTCCCCTCGGAGGGAGCGATATCCGCGCTCGAGCAGTCGATTGCGGAATTCCATGCCGTGCATCACCTCGCCCGACTGCCCTACCACCTCTGTGTTCTCGCGGAATTCCTCGCCAAGCGCGGCCGTCTGGCCGACGCCGAGACGACGATCCGAGCCGCACTCGAGCGCGCCAGTGCGACCCGTGAACGCTGGTGCGTGCCCGAACTGATGCGCGTCCAGGCGACGATCCTGAACGCCGCGGGCCAGACCCACGAGGCTGACAAGCGTCTGCTCGAGTCGATGTCGCTGGCCCGGGAGATCGGCGCGCTGTCATGGCAACTGCGCACGGGCAACGATCTCGCGCAGTCGTGGCGTTCGCAGGCACGGGGACGCGACGCACGCGAAATCCTGCTGCGCGTCCACGGCCGGTTTCTCGAAGGGTTCGGAACCCGCGACCTTGTCACCGCGGCGTGCGTCCTGGCGTCGCTGCAAGGCCACGAGAGCGCGTGA
- a CDS encoding response regulator transcription factor, producing the protein MPPRKPAVLDIQHEHALVNAGLRRILDAWSEFHVLPADSPSGQLHAADVVVLDHDAALQRRHPSQPGGPNTLVVSTIAQDANVRAALEAGVLGYVSASCSADEIRMAVRVVAAGRRYLCSTASICIADSLALPALTARESEVLALVSRGRNNKEVARLLEVSVGTVKSHVRALLSKLGAQCRTEAMWIASQRGLIQRCTHE; encoded by the coding sequence ATGCCCCCTCGCAAGCCCGCTGTGCTGGATATCCAGCACGAGCATGCCCTCGTCAACGCCGGACTTCGTCGCATCCTCGACGCCTGGTCCGAGTTTCATGTCCTGCCGGCAGATTCGCCCTCCGGGCAGTTGCACGCGGCCGACGTCGTGGTTCTGGACCATGACGCCGCCCTTCAGCGGCGGCACCCGTCGCAGCCGGGAGGGCCCAACACGCTCGTCGTGTCCACGATCGCGCAGGACGCGAACGTCAGAGCAGCGCTGGAAGCCGGCGTACTCGGCTATGTGTCGGCGTCCTGTTCCGCGGACGAAATCCGGATGGCCGTCCGAGTCGTCGCCGCGGGGCGTCGGTACCTGTGCAGCACCGCATCGATCTGCATCGCGGACAGCCTGGCGCTGCCTGCCCTGACCGCGCGAGAGTCCGAGGTCCTGGCATTGGTCTCGCGGGGTCGAAACAACAAGGAGGTGGCGCGTCTGCTGGAGGTCTCCGTCGGCACCGTCAAGTCCCATGTGCGAGCGCTCCTTTCCAAGCTGGGCGCCCAGTGTCGAACCGAAGCCATGTGGATCGCCTCGCAGCGAGGCCTGATCCAGCGGTGCACGCATGAGTGA
- a CDS encoding DUF1427 family protein, translating into MSDLPISLLLGLGIGFACRWFDLPLPAPPKLVGALLVLAITLGFIGVDRLMGGAA; encoded by the coding sequence ATGAGTGACCTGCCGATCTCCCTGCTCCTCGGCCTCGGGATCGGCTTTGCGTGCCGCTGGTTCGATCTGCCGCTGCCCGCGCCACCCAAACTGGTGGGCGCCCTGCTCGTCCTGGCGATCACCCTCGGCTTCATCGGCGTGGACCGTCTGATGGGCGGCGCCGCATGA